The proteins below are encoded in one region of Candidatus Dormiibacterota bacterium:
- a CDS encoding DinB family protein: MPENALSLLVKNYAIAHGRVIESADATDDGQFAKSVGTRVHSVAWQVWHIARWDDRYAEILVEKTPELAGRFGPPQQIWAAESLAKQWGLPIGHMGRRDTGTEMDDEAADALRLPEKAAVIDYARRVFARLRTILEALPEARIFTPIADDPDNDTYAHNTMLYLDHVQRHLGMIEALRGLQGTAGTATN; the protein is encoded by the coding sequence GTGCCTGAGAACGCCCTCAGCCTGCTCGTCAAGAACTACGCCATCGCGCACGGCCGGGTCATCGAGTCCGCTGACGCCACGGACGATGGCCAATTCGCGAAATCCGTGGGAACGCGGGTCCACAGCGTGGCATGGCAGGTCTGGCACATCGCCCGCTGGGATGATCGCTACGCGGAGATCCTTGTCGAGAAAACGCCGGAGCTCGCAGGCCGGTTCGGACCGCCCCAGCAGATCTGGGCGGCTGAATCGCTGGCGAAACAGTGGGGCCTGCCGATCGGGCACATGGGCCGCCGCGACACTGGCACGGAAATGGACGACGAGGCCGCCGACGCGCTTCGGCTACCGGAGAAAGCGGCGGTCATCGACTACGCCCGACGCGTCTTCGCTCGCTTGCGGACAATCTTGGAGGCCTTGCCGGAGGCAAGGATCTTTACGCCGATCGCGGACGATCCTGACAACGACACCTATGCCCATAACACCATGCTCTACCTGGATCATGTCCAGCGACACCTCGGGATGATCGAGGCGCTGCGCGGTCTCCAGGGGACCGCCGGGACCGCCACCAACTAG
- a CDS encoding sarcosine oxidase subunit gamma family protein, giving the protein MIAEAVRRSALADYADRFAALSAMNGGDVSIRELPFLSQINLRADSKAAGLMQQLESALGFALPVVPNTAASREDRRALWLGPDEWLVLGSDSQHEALEQALRNGLNGALGSIVDVSANRTLLEIRGTKARDLLAHGVPIDLDPRSFGPGCCAQTLLAKAQVIVERRDEETAFHLYVRSSFASYLANWLLDAAAE; this is encoded by the coding sequence GTGATAGCTGAGGCGGTTCGGCGCAGCGCGCTCGCCGATTACGCGGACCGCTTCGCCGCCCTGTCAGCAATGAACGGTGGCGACGTCTCCATCCGCGAGCTTCCGTTCCTCTCGCAAATCAACCTTCGGGCTGACTCCAAAGCCGCGGGCCTGATGCAGCAACTGGAGTCGGCTCTCGGTTTCGCCTTGCCGGTGGTGCCGAACACGGCCGCTTCAAGGGAAGACCGCCGAGCCTTATGGCTGGGTCCTGACGAATGGCTGGTCCTGGGTTCCGACAGTCAGCACGAAGCCCTGGAACAGGCGCTGCGCAATGGTCTCAACGGTGCCTTGGGTTCGATCGTCGACGTATCCGCCAACCGTACGCTACTCGAGATCCGCGGCACCAAGGCGCGCGACCTGCTGGCGCACGGGGTCCCGATCGATCTCGATCCACGCTCGTTCGGCCCCGGCTGCTGTGCCCAGACCCTGCTGGCGAAGGCCCAGGTCATCGTCGAGCGGCGAGACGAGGAAACGGCATTTCACCTTTACGTCCGCTCCTCGTTTGCCAGCTACCTGGCCAACTGGCTCCTCGACGCCGCGGCGGAGTAG
- a CDS encoding 2Fe-2S iron-sulfur cluster-binding protein has translation MSRLASGGRIDRARPIRFSFNGSPYRAYHGDTLASALLANDVRVIAHSVTYERPRGVFSAGVEEPNALVHVGHDTMLRATQVELFDGLEAIGLNGLGRLSAEPDAGRYDKVYAHCEVLVVGGGRAGITAALDASQTGGRVILVDEQAELGGRLLGAGWSDWLDASLATLHSQPDVRLLTRATAFGHYEQNLVLVAQRRPGGGRLWQVRAKRIVLATGAHERPLLFANNDRPGVMLAGAARTYVNRYGVAPGTRAVIFTNNDSTNLVAADLKSAGISVEAIVDVRAGEAVVDTGGDEEGLRSVLIGSLRGPDATREIECDLLCVSGGFNPTLHLFSQAQGRLRYDQGLACFVPDGALPNVDVVGAATGDLGGRGQGTIMPYWVVPGDGRDWSTHFVDLERDVTVADVRRALSTGMQSVEHVKRFTSIGTGSDQGKTAGINETAIVATQLGQPVDAVGVTTFRPPYVPVLFGLMAGRNRGDLFDPIRVTAIHPWHVGHGAVFENVGQWKRPWYFPRHDEDTEAAVLRECHAAREGVAVMDASTLGKIDIQGPDAVEFLNRMYTNAFDTLKVGSCRYGLMCKADGMVFDDGVVMHLRPDHWLATTTTGGAAAVLDWMEEWLQTEWPDLRVRLTSVTDQWSDVAVVGPRSREVVSALFPKLAIDAQSFPFMAIREGETAGIPVRLHRITFSGELAYELWTPSWYGLKLWEAVMVAGEPFGITPYGTETMHVLRAEKGYIICGQETDGTVTPQDLGMSWIVSKKKPFIGQRSHRRSDTARTDRKHLVGLLPVDGNQLLPEGAQLAQQPDAVVPVKMAGHVTSSYRSATLGRTFALAMLQGGRERLGSTVHAPLNGHVVAAIVTEPIFYDKENTRRDS, from the coding sequence ATGAGCCGGCTGGCTTCGGGCGGCCGCATCGACCGCGCGCGCCCGATTCGCTTCAGCTTCAATGGCTCGCCATACCGCGCGTACCACGGCGACACCCTGGCGTCGGCCCTGCTGGCGAACGACGTGCGGGTGATCGCCCACAGCGTGACGTACGAACGTCCTCGCGGCGTTTTCTCGGCAGGCGTCGAGGAACCGAATGCGCTCGTGCATGTCGGCCACGACACCATGCTTCGCGCCACGCAGGTCGAGCTGTTCGATGGGCTGGAGGCGATCGGGCTGAACGGCCTCGGGCGGCTGAGCGCTGAGCCGGACGCCGGCCGATACGACAAGGTCTACGCCCACTGCGAGGTGCTGGTCGTCGGAGGCGGTCGAGCCGGCATCACCGCAGCCCTCGATGCCAGCCAGACAGGCGGCCGAGTGATCCTGGTCGATGAGCAGGCGGAGCTGGGCGGGCGGCTCCTGGGTGCCGGCTGGAGCGATTGGCTCGACGCGAGTCTCGCGACCCTTCATTCACAACCGGACGTCCGGCTACTAACCCGCGCGACGGCCTTTGGCCACTACGAGCAGAACCTGGTCCTGGTCGCGCAGCGCCGGCCCGGCGGCGGCCGCCTCTGGCAGGTCCGGGCGAAACGGATCGTGCTCGCGACCGGCGCCCACGAGCGGCCATTGCTGTTCGCGAACAACGACCGGCCCGGCGTCATGCTCGCGGGCGCGGCCCGGACCTACGTCAACCGCTACGGGGTGGCGCCCGGAACGCGGGCGGTGATCTTCACGAACAACGACAGCACCAATCTCGTCGCGGCCGACCTCAAGAGTGCCGGCATCAGCGTCGAGGCGATCGTCGACGTTCGGGCCGGAGAAGCCGTCGTCGATACGGGTGGCGACGAGGAAGGCCTCCGGAGCGTCCTGATCGGCTCGCTGAGGGGACCGGATGCGACACGAGAAATCGAGTGCGACCTGCTATGCGTCTCGGGTGGTTTCAATCCGACGCTGCATCTGTTCAGCCAGGCGCAAGGTCGCCTTCGATACGACCAGGGTCTTGCGTGCTTCGTGCCGGATGGCGCGCTGCCTAACGTTGACGTCGTCGGCGCCGCGACCGGAGACCTCGGTGGGCGCGGCCAGGGCACGATCATGCCCTACTGGGTGGTCCCCGGCGATGGACGGGACTGGTCGACTCATTTCGTCGACCTCGAGCGGGACGTGACCGTGGCGGATGTGCGGCGAGCCCTCAGCACCGGCATGCAGTCGGTCGAGCACGTCAAGCGGTTCACCTCGATCGGCACCGGCAGCGACCAGGGCAAGACAGCGGGCATCAACGAGACCGCCATCGTGGCCACGCAGCTCGGGCAGCCCGTCGACGCGGTGGGCGTGACAACGTTCCGCCCACCGTACGTGCCGGTTTTGTTTGGCCTGATGGCCGGCCGAAATCGCGGCGATCTTTTCGATCCGATTCGCGTAACCGCCATCCATCCCTGGCACGTCGGACATGGAGCCGTCTTCGAGAACGTCGGCCAATGGAAGCGCCCCTGGTATTTCCCGCGACATGACGAGGACACGGAGGCGGCGGTGCTGCGCGAGTGCCACGCAGCACGAGAGGGCGTGGCGGTGATGGATGCCTCGACGCTGGGCAAGATCGACATCCAGGGGCCCGATGCGGTCGAGTTCCTGAATCGGATGTATACCAACGCGTTTGACACGCTCAAGGTCGGCTCGTGCCGCTACGGTCTGATGTGCAAGGCGGATGGCATGGTCTTCGACGACGGCGTCGTGATGCACCTTCGGCCGGACCACTGGCTTGCCACGACCACGACCGGGGGCGCGGCGGCCGTGCTCGATTGGATGGAGGAGTGGCTACAGACCGAGTGGCCCGATCTCCGCGTTCGCCTCACATCCGTGACGGACCAGTGGTCCGACGTGGCCGTGGTCGGTCCGCGTTCGCGCGAGGTTGTATCAGCGCTCTTTCCGAAGCTTGCCATCGATGCGCAGAGCTTCCCGTTTATGGCGATTCGCGAGGGCGAAACCGCGGGCATTCCCGTGCGTCTGCACCGGATCACGTTCTCCGGCGAGCTGGCGTACGAGCTCTGGACGCCAAGCTGGTATGGACTTAAGCTCTGGGAAGCCGTGATGGTGGCTGGCGAGCCGTTTGGGATTACGCCTTATGGCACCGAGACTATGCACGTGCTCCGCGCCGAAAAAGGCTACATCATCTGCGGCCAGGAGACTGACGGCACGGTGACGCCACAGGACCTGGGCATGAGCTGGATCGTGTCGAAGAAGAAACCGTTCATCGGGCAGCGCTCCCACCGGCGGAGCGATACGGCTCGGACGGATCGGAAGCACCTGGTCGGTCTGCTGCCGGTCGACGGGAATCAGCTTCTTCCGGAAGGTGCGCAGCTGGCTCAGCAACCCGACGCTGTAGTGCCCGTCAAGATGGCCGGCCACGTGACATCGAGCTATCGGAGCGCGACGCTCGGCCGGACATTTGCGCTGGCCATGCTGCAGGGTGGGCGTGAGCGATTGGGCAGCACCGTCCACGCGCCGCTGAACGGGCATGTCGTCGCCGCGATCGTGACCGAGCCGATCTTCTACGACAAGGAAAACACCCGCCGTGATAGCTGA
- a CDS encoding sarcosine oxidase subunit delta, translating into MLIPCPWCGDREDIEFRYGGAAQVAYPTDPESADDAHWARYIFFRPNPKGTMAERWVHTAGCRRWFSLIRDTVTHTITPA; encoded by the coding sequence GTGCTCATCCCCTGCCCCTGGTGCGGCGACCGCGAGGACATCGAGTTCCGGTACGGCGGCGCGGCACAGGTCGCCTACCCGACGGATCCTGAGTCGGCCGACGACGCGCACTGGGCACGCTATATCTTCTTCCGGCCGAATCCGAAGGGAACGATGGCCGAGCGCTGGGTGCACACCGCCGGCTGCCGGCGCTGGTTCAGCCTCATTCGCGACACGGTCACGCACACCATCACGCCAGCATGA
- a CDS encoding sarcosine oxidase subunit beta family protein, translating to MGEPHPHPEHLWRNPEPRRAYEVVIVGAGGHGLATAYYLAKNHGITDVAVLERGWLAGGNMARNTTVIRSNYLWDESAAIYEHSLKLWEHLADELHYEILFSQRGVLSLVHSLGDRREGLRRINANRLNGIDAEWLTTAEIKAFCPIVNVSPDVRYPVIGGTLQRRGGIARHDYVAWAFARKADEMGVDLIQNCEVTGFDLDGDRVRGVHTNRGLIAANKVALCAAGHSTVLADMVGLDLPIQSHPLQALVSELLEPVLNCVVMSNAVHVYVSQAHKGELVMGAGIDPYNSYAQRGSPHVIEYQLAAACELFPVFSRAHVLRTWAGIVDVSPDASPILGLTPIENLFINCGWGTGGFKATPGAGWVYAHTIAHGEAHPLNAPFTLERFTTGALIDEHGAAAVAH from the coding sequence ATGGGCGAACCGCACCCGCATCCCGAACATCTGTGGCGCAACCCGGAGCCAAGACGCGCCTACGAGGTCGTCATCGTCGGCGCGGGCGGCCACGGCCTGGCCACGGCCTACTACCTCGCGAAGAATCACGGCATCACCGACGTCGCGGTGCTAGAGCGCGGCTGGCTGGCGGGCGGCAACATGGCCCGCAATACCACGGTCATTCGCTCGAATTACCTGTGGGACGAGAGCGCCGCGATCTACGAGCACTCCCTCAAGCTCTGGGAGCACCTTGCCGACGAGCTCCATTACGAGATCCTGTTCAGCCAGCGCGGCGTGCTCAGCCTGGTACACAGCCTGGGCGACCGGCGCGAAGGGCTGCGGCGCATCAACGCGAACCGGCTGAACGGGATCGATGCCGAATGGCTCACAACCGCCGAGATTAAAGCCTTCTGCCCCATCGTCAACGTCTCGCCCGATGTGCGCTACCCGGTGATCGGGGGCACGCTGCAGCGACGGGGTGGAATCGCCAGACACGATTACGTTGCCTGGGCGTTCGCGCGCAAGGCCGATGAGATGGGGGTCGACTTGATTCAGAACTGTGAGGTCACCGGTTTCGACCTCGACGGCGATCGGGTCCGTGGCGTGCACACCAACCGCGGGTTGATCGCGGCGAACAAGGTCGCGCTCTGCGCCGCCGGGCATTCAACGGTGCTGGCCGACATGGTCGGCCTCGACCTCCCCATCCAGAGTCATCCCCTTCAGGCTCTGGTCTCGGAATTGCTCGAGCCGGTCCTGAACTGCGTCGTCATGTCGAACGCGGTTCACGTCTACGTCAGCCAGGCGCATAAGGGCGAGCTGGTCATGGGCGCCGGGATCGATCCCTACAACTCCTATGCGCAGCGCGGCTCTCCGCACGTCATCGAGTACCAGCTGGCGGCCGCCTGCGAGCTGTTCCCGGTCTTCAGCCGCGCCCACGTGCTGCGGACCTGGGCCGGCATCGTCGACGTTTCCCCGGACGCGTCGCCCATTCTGGGACTGACGCCGATCGAGAACCTGTTCATCAATTGCGGCTGGGGCACGGGTGGGTTCAAAGCGACACCGGGAGCGGGCTGGGTGTATGCGCACACCATCGCGCATGGCGAAGCGCATCCGCTGAACGCGCCTTTTACGCTCGAGCGCTTCACCACAGGCGCATTGATCGACGAGCATGGCGCCGCGGCGGTGGCGCACTAG
- a CDS encoding class I SAM-dependent methyltransferase — translation MVEPDSEWWRSWFGPGYLALYDDYLAERTPVEIDRLEALLALSPPLRILDLPCGQGRHAIELARRGYDVTGVDLSPFLLKVAEERARTDGVRVRWLAGDMREPIAGERFDVVLNLFTSLGYFADEADDRKVVDAAAAMLTPGGRFLLEVINGERLMARFEEREWFTVGQAAVVERRSLDRTARRMVVERTVTTPNDTEVNLHAIRLYDGHDVSAILRSAGFGRVDLYGDWSGEPLTSESLRVLAAGTMAR, via the coding sequence ATGGTGGAGCCGGATTCAGAATGGTGGCGGAGCTGGTTCGGGCCAGGCTACCTAGCCCTCTACGACGACTACCTGGCTGAGCGGACACCAGTCGAGATCGATCGGCTGGAAGCCCTGCTTGCCTTGTCGCCGCCGCTGCGCATCCTCGACCTCCCGTGCGGCCAGGGCCGGCACGCGATCGAGCTGGCGCGCCGAGGCTACGACGTCACCGGCGTCGACCTGTCGCCCTTCCTCCTGAAGGTGGCGGAGGAGCGCGCCCGGACGGATGGCGTCCGAGTTCGGTGGCTCGCGGGCGACATGCGGGAGCCGATTGCGGGCGAGCGGTTCGACGTCGTCCTCAACCTCTTCACCAGCCTCGGCTACTTTGCCGATGAGGCGGATGATCGCAAGGTGGTCGACGCCGCCGCGGCGATGCTCACGCCCGGCGGCCGCTTCCTCCTCGAAGTGATCAACGGCGAGCGGCTGATGGCCAGGTTCGAGGAGCGAGAGTGGTTCACCGTCGGCCAGGCCGCGGTCGTCGAGCGGCGCTCCCTCGATCGCACCGCGCGGCGAATGGTCGTCGAACGAACGGTGACCACCCCCAACGACACCGAGGTCAACCTCCACGCGATCCGGCTGTACGACGGACACGATGTCAGCGCGATCCTGCGGAGCGCGGGCTTCGGCCGCGTCGACCTCTACGGGGATTGGAGCGGCGAGCCGCTCACGTCCGAGAGCCTTCGGGTGCTCGCGGCCGGTACCATGGCCCGGTGA
- a CDS encoding PLDc N-terminal domain-containing protein: MKLLLEIVISAILHPLAYLLALINILGRSDLNAGQKLIWAIICIVWGVGPIVYILIGGGELW; the protein is encoded by the coding sequence GTGAAGCTCCTGCTCGAAATCGTGATCTCCGCCATTCTGCACCCGCTGGCCTACCTGCTTGCGCTCATCAACATCCTGGGTCGGAGTGACCTCAACGCCGGCCAGAAATTGATCTGGGCGATCATCTGCATCGTTTGGGGGGTCGGGCCGATCGTCTACATCCTGATCGGCGGCGGCGAGCTCTGGTAG
- a CDS encoding methyltransferase domain-containing protein encodes MEEPAAKDLYPGTFSRHAAAYKQRLDEVMARSESRGRAAVIEWVNPTPGKRILDLACGPGTLSYRLAREVSPDGEVVGIDLAPGMIDLARADAPPDLPLRFELMDMEDLRFPDAHFDAVVCGHGLQFVPDLLRALTEARRVVKPDARFAASVPIDPSQPSGAQAILERAVGGHLPPAPRAHDQFNTRRTVEDERAFATVARQAGFREASVVRFDESTTWTSPQHFIERASGWWSMAVRLDAIPPTERVAILARGVHAIEAELGTGPLQIAGATNVLRATV; translated from the coding sequence TTGGAAGAGCCAGCCGCCAAGGACCTGTACCCGGGCACCTTCAGCCGCCACGCTGCGGCGTACAAGCAGCGCCTTGATGAGGTGATGGCTCGCAGCGAATCGCGCGGCCGAGCCGCCGTCATCGAGTGGGTCAATCCCACCCCAGGCAAGCGGATCCTCGACCTGGCCTGTGGGCCGGGCACGCTGAGCTACCGCCTCGCGCGTGAGGTGTCGCCCGATGGCGAAGTCGTCGGGATCGACCTGGCCCCGGGCATGATCGACCTGGCCCGGGCAGACGCACCGCCGGACCTTCCGTTGCGTTTCGAGCTAATGGACATGGAGGACCTTCGCTTTCCTGATGCCCACTTCGATGCGGTCGTGTGCGGCCACGGCCTGCAGTTTGTCCCCGATCTCCTGCGAGCGTTGACCGAGGCGCGGCGCGTCGTCAAGCCCGACGCCCGGTTCGCGGCAAGCGTGCCCATCGATCCTTCACAGCCCAGTGGGGCACAAGCCATCCTCGAGCGCGCGGTCGGCGGCCACCTGCCGCCGGCGCCGAGGGCCCACGATCAGTTCAACACCCGACGGACGGTCGAGGACGAGCGCGCCTTCGCCACCGTCGCACGGCAGGCCGGCTTTCGTGAAGCGAGCGTCGTGCGATTCGACGAGTCGACCACCTGGACGAGCCCGCAACATTTCATCGAGAGGGCCTCGGGGTGGTGGTCAATGGCCGTCCGTCTCGACGCCATCCCCCCGACGGAACGAGTGGCCATCCTGGCGCGCGGCGTTCATGCGATCGAGGCGGAGCTCGGCACGGGACCGCTCCAGATCGCCGGCGCGACCAACGTGCTGCGGGCGACCGTGTGA
- the rpsU gene encoding 30S ribosomal protein S21, which yields MSEIKVRENETFESALRRFNKKIKQNGVLSEVRRREHYEKPSVKRKKKIAAARKRRARTT from the coding sequence TTGTCGGAGATCAAGGTCCGCGAGAACGAGACCTTCGAGAGCGCCCTACGCCGCTTCAATAAGAAGATCAAGCAGAACGGTGTTCTCTCCGAGGTTCGGCGGCGTGAGCACTACGAAAAGCCCAGCGTAAAGCGCAAGAAGAAGATCGCGGCGGCGCGTAAGCGGCGGGCTCGCACGACGTAA